The Fontisubflavum oceani genomic interval GTCGAGGCGCCCACCGCGCCGGGCTTGGGGATTGAGTTGAATGACGATGTGGCCGCCGCCAATCCTTATACCGGCGACCGGCTGCATCTGGAAATGCGCGACGCGCCCTGCGACTGGCAAAACGGCAATAGTTTCGCAGGCGGCGCTGCGGACTAAGCCGTGCCCAAGGTGGTGACCTGAGATCCCGGTCATCTGGCCGGGGTCTGTTTTTGAACCCAGACCGCCCCTCCAGACACTCACGAGACATCGGGACATCTGGAGGGTTTGACCATGATCATCACAGGCACGGACGGGTTGGACTGGCTCTATGGCACCGACGGTGCCGATTGGATTTACGGCTATGACAGCGCCGATGTGATCCATGGCCGCAAAGGCAGCGATTACATCTTTGGCGGCAATGGCAATGATTGGATGAATGGCGGGCGCGGCCATGACACGATCCGCGGTGGTCGCGGCGACGACCAAGCCTTTGGCGGGCGTGGGCGCGACGTGCTCTATGGCGATGAGGGCAATGACACTCTCGACGGGGGCGATGGCCGAGATGAACTGCATGGCGGGTCGGGCAATGATTGGATGTTTGGCGGTGCGGATGCCGATATTCTTGTTGGCGGCGATGGTGGTGACATCCTCAACGGCGGCGCGGGCGCGGACTTTCTGAACGGCGGCCAAGGCATCGATATCGCCGCCTATGACGGATCGGGCGTGGGCGTCCATGTCTCGTTGTTGACCGGAACCGCCCAATATGGCGACGCGGCGGGCGATACGCTGATCAGTATCGAGGGGCTGACGGGGTCTGCCCATGCCGATGTCTTGATTGGCGATCACTCCGCCAATTGGCTGTCGGGCGGAGCGGGCAACGATGCTTTGTCAGGCAATGGCGGGGCTGATGTGATCGGCGGCGGGGCCGGAGATGACATTATGCTGGGCGGTGCTGGCAATGATCGGGTGTTCACAGGGTTGGGTTTTGACATTGCCGATGGCGGCACTGGGGTCCGCGATATCCTCGATTTCAGCGAAAACAGCGCCCATGGTTGGACCATCGATATGCTGACCGGACGAGCGGAGCAGGTGGTGTCATCCAAGGGGCAGACCGTCACGCTGAATGCGACTGATTTTTCCGGTTTCGAGGTCATCGTCGGGTCAGGGGCGGATGATGTGATCCTCGGCGACAAACACAGCAACAGCCTTTACGGCGGCGCGGGCGATGACGCCTTGGTCGGGGCTGCGGGCAACGATTATCTCTATAGCGGCGCGGGCAGTTATGACCGGCTCTTTGGCAATACGGGCGATGATGGGCTGGTTGCGGATGCTGAGGCCGCGTTTGTCGAGATGACCGGCGGGAGCGGAGCCGATGTGTTCTTGTTTGCCTTCGACCCCGTGCTGTCCACCGGGCTGCGTGGCGAGATCACCGATTACGACCGCACCGAAGGTGATCGGATCGCCTTCTCCGCTGCTTTG includes:
- a CDS encoding calcium-binding protein; amino-acid sequence: MIITGTDGLDWLYGTDGADWIYGYDSADVIHGRKGSDYIFGGNGNDWMNGGRGHDTIRGGRGDDQAFGGRGRDVLYGDEGNDTLDGGDGRDELHGGSGNDWMFGGADADILVGGDGGDILNGGAGADFLNGGQGIDIAAYDGSGVGVHVSLLTGTAQYGDAAGDTLISIEGLTGSAHADVLIGDHSANWLSGGAGNDALSGNGGADVIGGGAGDDIMLGGAGNDRVFTGLGFDIADGGTGVRDILDFSENSAHGWTIDMLTGRAEQVVSSKGQTVTLNATDFSGFEVIVGSGADDVILGDKHSNSLYGGAGDDALVGAAGNDYLYSGAGSYDRLFGNTGDDGLVADAEAAFVEMTGGSGADVFLFAFDPVLSTGLRGEITDYDRTEGDRIAFSAALADDLIFIGEAAFSGDGQMAFRVQSILGGMATQVQVDSDGDGATDWFFNVLQDDGLGLLGASDFYFD